The following coding sequences lie in one Rutidosis leptorrhynchoides isolate AG116_Rl617_1_P2 chromosome 4, CSIRO_AGI_Rlap_v1, whole genome shotgun sequence genomic window:
- the LOC139844151 gene encoding caffeic acid 3-O-methyltransferase-like, with protein sequence MGSHEDVFTYAIQLSSSISMTMMLHSAIKLKVLDAIGNAGPDAKLSAHEIASHLSISNPDAPEKIDRMLRLLSSHSIVTCTQKDHQPMPIRVYGLTPVAKYFIPNEDGASLGPPTSLLHDKVLVDSWFAFKDSVIEGGIPFNKVHGAHMYEYASSDSRFKDVFNIAMDNHTTIAMSGILDCYHGFNNLKSVVDVGGGLGININMIVSKYPTIKGINFDLPQVIGNAPHYPGVQHVGGDMFKEVPQGDAIFMKWILHNWNDEHCLTLLKNCYKALPADGKVIIVEGILGFLPDSSLIDKVNTYLDVIMLTQNAGGKERNEDEFRALAIGSGFAGMRKECFARALWVMEFYK encoded by the exons ATGGGTTCACATGAAGATGTTTTCACTTATGCAATACAATTATCTTCCTCCATATCAATGACCATGATGCTTCACAGTGCAATCAAGCTTAAGGTCCTAGACGCTATAGGTAACGCGGGACCGGATGCCAAACTCTCGGCTCACGAGATCGCATCTCATTTGTCAATCTCCAACCCAGATGCCCCCGAAAAGATTGACAGGATGCTTAGATTGCTCTCTAGTCATTCTATCGTCACTTGTACTCAAAAAGACCACCAACCAATGCCAATTCGGGTGTATGGACTCACTCCGGTTGCTAAGTACTTTATACCGAATGAAGATGGGGCGTCGCTAGGCCCGCCAACATCTTTGCTTCACGACAAGGTGCTCGTTGATAGTTG GTTTGCATTTAAGGATTCGGTTATCGAAGGAGGTATTCCATTTAACAAGGTTCATGGGGCACACATGTATGAATATGCATCTTCAGATTCAAGGTTCAAAGATGTATTCAACATTGCCATGGATAATCATACTACGATTGCCATGAGCGGAATTCTTGACTGCTACCATGGTTTCAACAACCTTAAAAGTGTCGTCGATGTAGGAGGTGGCCTTGGAATCAATATCAATATGATCGTATCGAAGTACCCCACGATCAAGGGAATTAATTTCGATCTGCCTCAAGTCATTGGGAACGCACCACACTATCCTG GTGTACAACATGTTGGAGGAGATATGTTTAAGGAGGTTCCTCAAGGAGATGCGATTTTTATGAAG TGGATTCTTCACAATTGGAACGATGAACATTGTTTGACTCTACTAAAGAACTGCTACAAGGCTTTACCTGCTGATGGAAAGGTTATCATCGTAGAGGGAATTCTTGGTTTCTTGCCGGATTCAAGCTTAATCGACAAAGTGAATACCTATTTAGATGTGATCATGTTGACACAAAATGCTGGAGGAAAGGAACGCAATGAGGATGAGTTCCGGGCATTGGCTATAGGGTCCGGATTTGCAGGTATGAGAAAGGAATGCTTTGCTCGCGCATTATGGGTTATGGAATTTTATAAGTAG
- the LOC139842005 gene encoding uncharacterized protein, with amino-acid sequence MSTLRNNLILKKVEVFVWRVLKGRIPVLVELEKRGVDLHSVRCPNCDNDIESVCHSLLSCERVRDVWNRIFDWWNLPRPPNLNLSSLLGSGQNGSVSHNRVWQAVMWTCAYLVWKYRNEKVFKNKVWNVPVAVCEIQAKSFEWVSRRCEETRIDWNNWLHNPSSIVV; translated from the coding sequence ATGAGTACCTTGCGTAACAATCTCATTCTCAAAAAGGTGGAGGTATTTGTTTGGAGGGTTTTAAAAGGGCGGATCCCGGTTCTAGTTGAATTAGAGAAAAGAGGAGTCGATCTACATTCGGTACGTTGTCCAAATTGTGACAATGATATTGAGAGTGTTTGCCATTCCCTTTTATCTTGCGAAAGAGTGCGGGACGTTTGGAATAGAATCTTTGATTGGTGGAACTTGCCAAGGCCTCCAAACTTGAATCTATCTTCTCTTCTTGGTTCGGGACAAAATGGTTCGGTCTCTCACAATCGAGTATGGCAAGCGGTAATGTGGACTTGTGCTTATCTAGTGTGGAAATATCGTAACGAAAAAGTCTTCAAAAATAAAGTGTGGAATGTTCCGGTTGCGGTTTGCGAAATACAAGCAAAGAGTTTCGAGTGGGTGTCGAGAAGGTGCGAAGAGACGCGTATCGATTGGAATAATTGGCTACACAATCCTAGCTCCATTGTAGTGTAG